A window from Vulcanimicrobium alpinum encodes these proteins:
- a CDS encoding pyridoxal phosphate-dependent decarboxylase family protein: protein MTPADPDLEGAFAQVAAWIGRYYRETRSYPVLSQTKPGDLVRALPSEAPVEGQAFERIFEDFQRLVIPGITHWNHPRFFAYFAISAAPIAVLAEALAAALDVNAMLWRTSPAATELEDVTLGWLRAMLGLPSTLHGIIYDTASIGGFTALAAARESLDLDIRARGMAGRGDLPALRVYITEHTHSHVEKGAIALGLGRENVVRVPVDDAFAMRPEALARAIDDDVAAGRRPMCAVATVGTTSTTSTDPVAAIRAVTRERSVWLHVDAAYGGPAAILPEFRWLLDGAHDADSIVVNPHKWMFVPVDLSVLFVRDPEQLRRTFSLVADFLETPETGVHNYMDYGLQLGRRFRALKFWFVLRAFGVRGMQERLRAHIALAQELASWIEAAPDWQVVAPHPLSVVCFRYVPGGIEDAKADALNTAIMDAVNATGEVYLSSTRLYGRVVLRIAIGNERTTRDDVALAWELLQREAFARLPLTAR, encoded by the coding sequence ATGACCCCGGCCGATCCCGACCTCGAGGGCGCCTTCGCCCAGGTGGCCGCGTGGATCGGCCGCTACTACCGCGAGACGCGCTCGTATCCGGTCCTCTCGCAGACGAAGCCCGGCGACTTGGTCCGCGCCCTGCCGAGCGAAGCGCCGGTCGAAGGCCAGGCGTTCGAGCGGATCTTCGAGGACTTCCAGCGGCTGGTGATCCCCGGGATCACCCACTGGAACCATCCGCGCTTCTTCGCGTACTTCGCGATCAGCGCGGCGCCGATCGCGGTCCTCGCCGAGGCGCTGGCGGCGGCGCTCGACGTCAACGCGATGCTGTGGCGCACGTCGCCTGCGGCGACCGAGCTCGAAGACGTCACGCTGGGCTGGCTGCGCGCGATGCTCGGCCTCCCGTCGACCCTGCACGGGATCATCTACGATACCGCGTCGATCGGCGGGTTCACGGCGCTCGCCGCGGCGCGTGAGTCCCTCGACCTCGACATCCGCGCGCGCGGGATGGCGGGCCGCGGCGATCTGCCCGCGCTGCGCGTCTACATCACCGAGCATACGCATTCGCACGTCGAGAAGGGCGCGATTGCGCTCGGGCTCGGGCGCGAGAACGTCGTGCGCGTCCCCGTCGACGACGCGTTCGCGATGCGGCCGGAGGCGCTCGCGCGAGCGATCGACGACGACGTCGCCGCGGGCCGCCGGCCGATGTGCGCGGTCGCGACGGTGGGCACCACCTCGACGACGTCGACCGATCCGGTCGCGGCGATCCGCGCCGTGACCCGCGAGCGCAGCGTGTGGCTGCACGTCGACGCCGCCTACGGCGGACCGGCCGCGATCCTGCCGGAGTTCCGCTGGCTGCTCGACGGCGCGCACGACGCGGACTCGATCGTCGTGAACCCCCACAAGTGGATGTTCGTCCCGGTCGACCTGAGCGTGCTCTTCGTGCGCGATCCCGAGCAGCTGCGGCGCACGTTCAGCCTCGTCGCAGATTTCCTCGAGACGCCGGAGACCGGCGTGCACAACTACATGGACTACGGGCTGCAGCTCGGGCGCCGGTTCCGCGCGCTGAAGTTCTGGTTCGTGCTGCGTGCGTTCGGGGTGCGCGGGATGCAGGAACGTCTGCGCGCGCACATCGCGCTCGCTCAGGAACTCGCGTCGTGGATCGAGGCCGCGCCGGACTGGCAGGTCGTCGCGCCGCATCCGCTCTCGGTCGTGTGCTTCCGGTACGTGCCCGGCGGGATCGAAGACGCCAAAGCCGACGCGCTCAACACCGCGATCATGGACGCAGTCAACGCGACCGGCGAAGTGTATCTTTCATCGACGCGACTCTACGGCCGCGTCGTGCTGCGCATCGCGATCGGCAACGAACGCACGACCCGCGACGACGTTGCGCTCGCCTGGGAATTGCTGCAGCGCGAAGCGTTCGCGCGCCTCC
- a CDS encoding aldo/keto reductase: MKYRTLPNTEITVSEVGFGLWTTSTGWWGEKTDDDAVAMLHEALDLGITTFDAADTYGDGRSEVQLAKAFAHRRGDVVYATKFGYDWEHHSGERRGQNEIEQDWSAKHVRHALEGSLRRLQTDYIDVWQMHNARMEQVQDGELQALLEQFRVEGKIRTWGIALGPAIGWLWEGIEGARRNIPMVQMIWNMLEQFPGNEMAAAANQYNADTTYFIRVPHSSGMLEGKYTKETVFPPTDHRSHRPRQWLLNGIKKIETLRFLEREDRTLGQAAIQWLLAEPRVMTVLPNIYDREQLHEFAAAPDTPRLTADELARVKELTATNFGVGPEEHRYKGTMQAPPEIEAAVAAHA, from the coding sequence ATGAAATACCGCACGCTTCCGAACACCGAGATCACCGTCAGCGAAGTCGGCTTCGGTCTCTGGACGACCTCGACCGGCTGGTGGGGCGAGAAGACCGACGACGATGCGGTCGCGATGCTGCACGAGGCGCTCGACCTCGGCATCACGACGTTCGACGCGGCCGATACCTACGGCGACGGGCGCAGCGAAGTGCAGCTCGCGAAAGCGTTCGCGCACCGCCGCGGCGACGTGGTGTACGCGACGAAGTTCGGCTACGACTGGGAGCACCACTCGGGCGAGCGGCGCGGACAAAATGAGATCGAACAGGACTGGTCGGCGAAGCACGTGCGCCATGCGCTGGAAGGCTCGCTGCGGCGGCTGCAGACCGACTACATCGACGTGTGGCAGATGCACAACGCGCGCATGGAGCAGGTGCAGGACGGCGAATTGCAGGCGCTGCTCGAGCAGTTCCGCGTCGAAGGGAAGATCCGCACGTGGGGGATCGCGCTCGGCCCGGCGATCGGCTGGCTCTGGGAAGGCATCGAGGGCGCGCGCCGCAACATCCCGATGGTCCAGATGATCTGGAACATGCTCGAGCAGTTCCCGGGCAACGAGATGGCCGCCGCGGCGAACCAGTACAACGCCGACACGACGTACTTCATCCGCGTCCCGCATTCGTCGGGGATGCTCGAAGGGAAGTACACCAAGGAGACGGTCTTCCCGCCGACCGATCACCGCTCGCACCGCCCGCGTCAGTGGTTGCTCAACGGGATCAAGAAGATCGAGACGCTGCGCTTCCTCGAACGCGAAGACCGGACGCTCGGGCAGGCCGCGATCCAGTGGCTCCTCGCCGAGCCGCGCGTGATGACGGTGCTCCCGAATATCTACGACCGCGAGCAACTGCACGAGTTCGCCGCCGCGCCCGACACGCCGCGCCTGACCGCCGACGAACTCGCGCGCGTCAAGGAGCTGACGGCGACGAACTTCGGCGTCGGGCCCGAAGAGCACCGCTACAAAGGGACGATGCAGGCGCCGCCGGAGATCGAAGCCGCCGTCGCCGCGCACGCGTGA
- a CDS encoding Rid family detoxifying hydrolase: MSAREAIHTATAPAAIGPYSQAIAAGGFVFTSGQIALDPVSGALVDAEVGGQTRQVMANLAAVLAAAGLTFGDVVKTTIFLVDMNDFAEVNAVYGESFAGEIAPARSTVAVAALPRGARVEIEAIAQSR, from the coding sequence GTGAGCGCGCGCGAAGCGATTCACACCGCGACCGCACCCGCAGCGATCGGCCCCTACTCGCAGGCGATCGCGGCGGGCGGGTTCGTTTTCACCTCGGGACAGATCGCGCTCGATCCGGTCAGCGGGGCGCTGGTCGACGCCGAGGTCGGCGGGCAGACGCGCCAGGTGATGGCGAACCTCGCCGCGGTGCTCGCCGCGGCCGGGCTCACCTTCGGCGACGTCGTGAAGACGACGATCTTTCTTGTCGACATGAACGACTTCGCCGAGGTGAACGCGGTCTACGGCGAATCGTTCGCCGGCGAGATCGCACCGGCGCGTTCGACCGTCGCCGTCGCCGCGCTTCCGCGCGGCGCGCGCGTCGAAATCGAGGCGATCGCCCAGTCACGCTGA
- a CDS encoding tetratricopeptide repeat protein — protein MRVFGVIVATAVFTVAVTAPAWGEATAVAPPAAAASGTAGDAAPSAILDAARARVAAGDTKGAIDELAPYVAKHPSDAAAGRLLGDLYFRVPDYARAEKIWRGVLALDPDDRETHSRLGSLYAVQDRIADAIAEFQKSLPNRSGYVGLVTMHRRAGDLPVYLSRLEAQTRDHPFDAAAWTELGQARLQLHQFDSALEALNRAVGLRPSACSGRLELAYLLVDMRRIDPAIANLKTCLQNDHEYYPALVNLGEAYLEKNDAATARPYFDRALKVRAEGSEALVDIGYIYDMTGDWKTATGYYNRAIRSDPMRPEAYINLGYDYNEHRFFPLAEAAFIKGLSVAADDGRLHYLLAVTYNVQGKIALARDEYRHALSSEEPDVVRAARAELALLPPS, from the coding sequence ATGCGTGTCTTCGGTGTTATCGTCGCCACCGCGGTGTTCACGGTTGCCGTGACGGCGCCGGCTTGGGGCGAGGCGACTGCGGTAGCGCCTCCGGCGGCCGCCGCTTCCGGGACGGCCGGCGACGCGGCACCCTCGGCGATCCTCGACGCCGCACGTGCGCGGGTCGCCGCCGGCGACACCAAGGGCGCGATCGACGAGCTCGCTCCCTACGTCGCGAAGCATCCGAGCGACGCCGCTGCGGGCCGGCTGCTGGGCGACCTGTACTTCCGCGTCCCGGACTACGCGCGGGCCGAGAAGATCTGGCGCGGCGTGCTGGCGCTCGACCCCGACGACCGCGAGACGCACAGCCGGCTGGGCTCGCTCTACGCGGTGCAGGATCGCATCGCCGATGCGATCGCCGAGTTCCAGAAGAGCCTGCCCAACCGCAGCGGCTACGTGGGCTTGGTGACCATGCACCGGCGCGCCGGCGATCTGCCGGTCTATCTCTCGCGGCTCGAGGCGCAGACCCGCGATCATCCCTTCGACGCCGCCGCGTGGACCGAACTCGGACAGGCGCGCCTCCAGCTGCACCAGTTCGACAGCGCGCTCGAAGCGCTCAACCGCGCCGTGGGCCTGCGCCCGTCGGCGTGCTCCGGGCGTCTCGAACTCGCGTACCTGCTTGTCGATATGCGCCGCATCGATCCCGCGATCGCGAACCTCAAAACGTGTCTGCAGAACGACCACGAGTATTATCCCGCCCTCGTCAATCTCGGCGAAGCGTACCTGGAGAAGAACGACGCTGCGACGGCGCGGCCGTATTTCGACCGCGCGCTCAAGGTGCGGGCCGAAGGGTCCGAGGCGCTCGTCGACATCGGCTACATCTACGACATGACGGGCGACTGGAAGACGGCGACGGGCTACTACAACCGCGCGATCCGTTCCGATCCGATGCGGCCCGAAGCGTACATCAACCTCGGCTACGACTACAACGAACACCGCTTCTTCCCGCTCGCCGAAGCAGCGTTCATCAAGGGTCTGAGCGTTGCGGCGGACGACGGCCGCCTCCACTATCTGCTCGCGGTGACGTACAACGTCCAGGGCAAGATCGCGCTCGCGCGCGACGAGTACCGCCACGCGCTCTCCTCGGAAGAACCCGACGTCGTGCGCGCCGCACGCGCCGAGTTGGCCCTGCTCCCGCCGTCCTAA
- the fumC gene encoding class II fumarate hydratase: MATTQTNGSVGRSRVETDSMGKIDVPADKYYGAQSARSLIHFDIGDDTTPRDVMPREIIRAMAVLKKAAALVNRDLGKLDEEKTALITQAADEVIDGNLGAHFPLRVWQTGSGTQTNMNVNEVISNRAIEIAGGEMGSKKPIHPNDHVNMSQSSNDTFPTAMHMAAAEAMVAMLPAVEKLRDALDAKATQWANIVKVGRTHLQDATPLTLGQEFSGYVSQLDRDLVRCREALDGLYDLAIGGTAVGTGLNAHPEFAERAAKRIAELTGLPFRSHPNKFAALASHDEVVFASGALKTLAASLMKIANDIRWLASGPRAGIGELILPENEPGSSIMPGKVNPTQSEAMTMVCVQVFGNDVAIGFGGSQGNFELNVFNPVMIYNFLHSCRLLQDACTMFREHAVEGLEANEPVIAKYLSESLMTVTALTPKIGYDKAAEIAKKAHHDGSTLREAALALNYISGEEFDASVVPKEMTRPK, from the coding sequence ATGGCGACCACGCAGACGAACGGTTCGGTCGGACGCTCCCGCGTCGAGACCGACTCGATGGGGAAGATCGACGTCCCCGCCGACAAGTACTACGGCGCGCAATCGGCGCGCTCGCTCATCCACTTCGACATCGGCGACGACACGACGCCGCGCGACGTGATGCCGCGCGAGATCATTCGCGCGATGGCCGTGCTCAAGAAGGCGGCGGCGCTGGTCAATCGCGACCTCGGCAAACTCGACGAAGAGAAGACGGCGCTGATCACGCAGGCGGCCGACGAGGTGATCGACGGAAACCTCGGCGCGCACTTCCCGCTGCGCGTGTGGCAGACCGGATCCGGCACGCAGACGAACATGAACGTCAACGAGGTGATCTCGAACCGCGCGATCGAGATCGCCGGCGGCGAGATGGGTTCGAAGAAACCGATCCATCCCAACGATCACGTCAACATGTCGCAGTCGTCCAACGACACGTTCCCGACCGCGATGCACATGGCGGCCGCGGAAGCGATGGTGGCGATGCTGCCGGCGGTCGAAAAACTGCGCGACGCGCTCGACGCGAAAGCGACGCAATGGGCGAACATCGTCAAGGTCGGACGCACGCATCTCCAGGACGCGACGCCGCTGACGCTGGGTCAGGAGTTCTCGGGCTACGTCAGCCAGCTCGACCGCGACCTCGTGCGCTGCCGCGAAGCGCTCGACGGGCTCTACGATCTCGCGATCGGCGGGACAGCGGTCGGCACCGGTCTCAACGCGCATCCCGAGTTCGCGGAGCGCGCGGCGAAGCGGATCGCCGAACTCACCGGCCTGCCGTTCCGCTCGCATCCCAATAAGTTCGCAGCGCTCGCGTCGCACGACGAAGTCGTGTTCGCGTCGGGCGCGCTCAAGACGCTCGCGGCATCGCTGATGAAGATCGCGAACGACATCCGCTGGCTCGCGTCGGGTCCGCGCGCCGGGATCGGCGAGCTGATCCTCCCCGAGAACGAGCCCGGCTCGTCGATCATGCCCGGCAAGGTGAACCCCACGCAGTCGGAAGCGATGACGATGGTCTGCGTGCAGGTCTTCGGGAACGACGTCGCGATCGGGTTCGGCGGCTCGCAGGGCAACTTCGAGCTCAACGTCTTCAACCCGGTGATGATCTACAATTTCCTGCACTCGTGCCGGCTTCTGCAGGACGCGTGCACGATGTTCCGAGAGCATGCCGTCGAGGGACTCGAAGCGAACGAACCCGTGATCGCCAAGTATCTGAGCGAATCGCTGATGACGGTTACCGCGCTCACCCCGAAGATCGGTTATGACAAGGCCGCCGAGATCGCGAAGAAAGCGCACCACGACGGCAGCACGCTCAGAGAGGCGGCGCTCGCTCTGAACTACATCAGCGGCGAAGAGTTCGACGCGTCGGTCGTCCCCAAGGAGATGACCCGCCCGAAGTAG
- a CDS encoding glycosyltransferase family 39 protein, with translation MTGASRVVAVSCGVSVLLGLVGIGSQSLWFDEGASVAYAHLDPASLAAALQKSDVFFGLYYTLLHGWIALFGESESSVRLLSVLCGAASVGTIAWAASLLGGRTAAAYAAILAVADAFVFAVSREARPYSMLILVSSLEAVAFLRAARRPTRRRWIVFAAAGIIGAYVHLFALLSIVAFGFWSALRRRDLWNSGLPLALAVIAAAASPIVLIAARYGEINGWIQRPGPGVAVRLMAEFAGSWPSFVLAAVVVMAAFFTASRKKPVLRHGAVGFLAAWLCVPLAIAYLASLAKPVFVDKYLVEALPALIIAVALALKALSRPTVAAALGAWVLLSIPALRSEYGTGIEDWRDAASYVFANASPGDAVSIYPQNGSIVYAYYRRRLGEAGPPMIFPRRTPFPFDTHADAGAGTVPATASDYRRLWLILDPLAENPEGTPGAARFLATIPHRFHRAGRKCYRRITVLRFDAARSPKT, from the coding sequence GTGACCGGCGCCTCACGTGTCGTCGCCGTCAGTTGCGGCGTCAGCGTCCTGCTCGGACTCGTCGGCATCGGCTCGCAGAGTCTGTGGTTCGACGAGGGCGCGAGCGTCGCATACGCGCATCTGGATCCTGCGTCCCTCGCCGCGGCGCTGCAGAAGAGCGATGTGTTCTTCGGACTCTACTACACGCTGCTGCACGGGTGGATCGCACTCTTCGGCGAGAGCGAGTCCTCCGTGCGGCTGCTCTCCGTGCTGTGCGGCGCCGCGTCGGTCGGAACGATCGCGTGGGCGGCGTCGCTGCTCGGCGGCCGCACCGCGGCCGCGTACGCCGCAATCCTCGCGGTGGCCGATGCGTTCGTGTTCGCGGTCTCGCGCGAGGCGCGCCCGTATTCGATGTTGATCCTCGTAAGCTCGCTCGAAGCCGTCGCGTTCCTGCGCGCGGCGCGGCGCCCGACAAGGCGGCGCTGGATCGTCTTCGCCGCGGCGGGCATCATCGGCGCGTACGTGCACCTCTTCGCGCTCTTGTCGATCGTTGCGTTCGGATTCTGGAGCGCGCTGAGACGGCGCGACCTGTGGAACTCCGGACTCCCGCTCGCGCTGGCGGTGATCGCCGCGGCCGCGAGTCCGATCGTCCTGATCGCCGCCCGGTACGGGGAAATCAACGGCTGGATCCAGCGCCCCGGACCCGGCGTAGCCGTGCGTCTGATGGCGGAGTTCGCCGGCTCGTGGCCGTCGTTCGTTCTCGCGGCGGTGGTCGTCATGGCTGCATTCTTCACCGCAAGCCGGAAGAAGCCGGTACTCCGTCACGGCGCCGTCGGCTTTCTGGCAGCGTGGCTGTGCGTTCCCCTCGCGATCGCGTATCTCGCCTCGCTGGCGAAACCGGTCTTCGTCGACAAGTACCTGGTCGAGGCGCTCCCCGCGTTGATTATCGCGGTCGCGCTGGCGCTGAAGGCGCTTTCGCGTCCGACCGTCGCCGCGGCGCTCGGAGCGTGGGTGCTCCTTTCGATCCCGGCGCTTCGTTCCGAGTACGGAACGGGGATCGAAGACTGGCGCGACGCGGCCTCGTACGTGTTCGCAAACGCGTCGCCGGGCGACGCCGTCTCGATCTATCCGCAGAACGGCTCGATCGTGTACGCCTATTACCGGCGCCGGCTCGGTGAGGCCGGACCGCCGATGATCTTTCCCCGCCGGACGCCGTTCCCGTTCGATACCCATGCCGATGCCGGCGCCGGGACGGTACCGGCGACCGCGTCGGACTATCGCCGACTGTGGCTGATCCTCGACCCGCTCGCCGAGAACCCCGAAGGGACGCCCGGGGCGGCGCGTTTTCTCGCGACGATCCCGCACCGCTTCCATCGCGCCGGACGCAAATGCTACCGGCGCATCACCGTGCTGCGCTTCGACGCGGCCCGTTCGCCGAAGACGTAG
- a CDS encoding alpha/beta hydrolase, whose protein sequence is MAIDPYDAAAAARDLPATFARWRAWSDETRAELAHERDVRYGSSADETLDVFVPRRGAPLVVYFHGGYWRRLHKDDVTFIARGLAPHGVATALVNYGLAPAVPLEEITAQAQRAAAFLRERASDYGFAAESIVVAGHSAGGHLAAMCAVDAPVRALATISGLHELRAVARSHVNEWLQLDDERARRLSPVAFPPAAPCTIAAIVGQRESDAFKGQARAIVDAWTPYGCDGAYVESAGDDHYEVCDRLNDPYDPLTIRIANLALG, encoded by the coding sequence GTGGCGATCGACCCCTACGACGCAGCTGCCGCGGCCCGGGACCTGCCCGCAACGTTCGCGCGCTGGCGTGCCTGGAGCGACGAGACGCGCGCGGAGCTGGCGCACGAGCGTGACGTGCGCTACGGATCCTCGGCGGATGAGACACTCGACGTGTTCGTGCCGCGACGTGGCGCGCCGCTGGTCGTCTATTTTCACGGCGGGTACTGGCGAAGGCTGCACAAGGACGACGTGACGTTCATCGCGCGGGGATTGGCGCCCCACGGCGTCGCGACGGCCCTCGTCAATTACGGACTCGCCCCGGCGGTTCCGCTCGAAGAGATCACGGCGCAGGCACAGCGTGCGGCGGCATTCCTGCGTGAACGCGCGAGCGACTACGGGTTTGCGGCCGAGTCGATCGTCGTCGCCGGGCACTCCGCGGGTGGCCACCTCGCGGCGATGTGCGCGGTCGACGCTCCGGTACGAGCCCTCGCGACCATCAGCGGGCTCCACGAGCTGCGCGCGGTCGCGCGCTCCCACGTCAACGAGTGGCTGCAGTTGGACGACGAGCGCGCGCGCCGGCTCAGCCCCGTCGCCTTCCCGCCCGCGGCCCCTTGCACGATCGCGGCGATCGTCGGCCAGCGTGAGAGCGATGCCTTCAAGGGCCAAGCCCGCGCGATCGTCGACGCGTGGACCCCGTACGGTTGCGACGGCGCCTACGTCGAGAGCGCCGGAGACGATCATTACGAGGTGTGCGACCGTCTGAACGATCCGTACGACCCGCTGACGATCCGCATCGCGAACCTGGCCCTGGGCTGA
- a CDS encoding ABC transporter substrate-binding protein — protein MNRSTFLASGAAAGAAIAAPRFTLAAGPAATVKVGFIESFSGVFSDLGAYHKAGALLALEDANKSGRVKYEFAYGDDASKPAVATTEGQRLVSQENVDVLFGGTSSANGAALGALALQNGVFYLAIGAQDSALTGARASKLMYRFGPNARMILAPVLRRALALGKKWYFIQADYALGKDAYAQCSDALKRAGGTEVAHDIVPLGTTDFSSQLTKVATSGADVLMLCNSGLDAANTAKQWVQFGLNKKMRLAGVSLEDIYYKALPLDAVVGATFPVLWAPSVSPSAAKLGARMRKGISGPISGRHYLGYMAAMTLFDRIRAAGTTDAEKLAASFENYTFEAAKATRSQYHGCDHQCAQDVYAGASVSTKQFEKTQFMYDIVSEVPANESDGTCDSPWAKAATAAFATQKVVARQGYTAKTV, from the coding sequence ATGAACCGTTCGACGTTTCTGGCCTCCGGTGCCGCCGCCGGCGCCGCGATCGCAGCCCCACGCTTCACGCTGGCCGCCGGACCGGCGGCGACGGTGAAGGTCGGCTTCATCGAGTCGTTCAGCGGCGTGTTCTCCGATCTGGGCGCGTATCACAAAGCCGGTGCGCTGCTCGCGCTCGAAGACGCGAACAAGAGCGGCCGCGTGAAGTACGAGTTCGCGTACGGTGACGACGCGTCGAAGCCGGCGGTCGCGACGACCGAAGGCCAGCGGCTCGTCTCGCAGGAGAACGTCGACGTTCTCTTCGGAGGCACGTCGTCGGCGAACGGGGCGGCGCTCGGGGCGCTCGCACTGCAGAACGGCGTGTTCTACCTCGCGATCGGCGCGCAGGACTCCGCGCTCACCGGCGCCCGCGCCTCGAAACTGATGTATCGCTTCGGACCCAACGCGCGCATGATCCTCGCGCCGGTGCTGCGTCGCGCGCTGGCGCTGGGCAAAAAGTGGTACTTCATCCAAGCCGATTACGCGCTGGGCAAAGACGCGTACGCGCAATGTTCCGACGCGCTCAAGCGCGCCGGCGGGACCGAGGTGGCGCACGATATCGTCCCGCTCGGCACCACCGACTTCTCTTCGCAGCTCACCAAGGTCGCCACCAGCGGCGCCGACGTGCTGATGCTGTGCAACAGCGGGCTCGACGCGGCGAATACCGCGAAGCAATGGGTGCAGTTCGGGCTGAACAAGAAGATGCGCCTGGCCGGCGTCTCGCTCGAAGATATCTACTACAAGGCCTTGCCGCTCGACGCAGTGGTGGGCGCGACGTTCCCGGTGCTGTGGGCGCCGAGCGTTTCGCCGTCGGCGGCGAAGCTCGGGGCGCGGATGCGCAAGGGAATCAGCGGCCCGATCTCCGGACGTCACTATCTCGGGTACATGGCGGCGATGACGCTGTTCGACCGCATCCGCGCCGCGGGGACGACCGACGCGGAGAAACTCGCGGCGTCGTTCGAGAACTACACGTTCGAAGCGGCGAAGGCGACGCGCTCGCAGTATCACGGCTGCGATCACCAGTGCGCGCAGGACGTCTATGCGGGCGCGAGCGTCTCGACGAAGCAGTTCGAGAAGACGCAGTTCATGTACGACATCGTCTCCGAGGTCCCGGCGAACGAATCCGACGGCACGTGCGATTCGCCTTGGGCCAAGGCTGCGACGGCCGCCTTTGCGACGCAGAAAGTTGTCGCACGTCAGGGCTACACCGCGAAGACGGTCTAG
- a CDS encoding FAD-dependent monooxygenase: protein MSERSVPVLIVGGGIGGLAAALALANRGVGVHLIEKSPEFGELGAGLQLAPNASRALDALGVLRQIEGYAVFPQRMLWMDALTGEQVTALDLGSPFVERYDYRYIVMHRSDLLNVLLAACRADDKIALETSKDVTGIEDRGAFARVRCGDGSVYDAEMVIAADGLWSPVRAQLVGDGEPLCSEYVAYRGAIPMGEMSLHAGLDNVMLWTGPNMHLVQYPVRRGELYNQVAVFRSDRYDPHSDDWGTPDELDAHFGAGTDAVRAALTKFRRNRRWPMYDRLPLARWSFNRVTLLGDAAHPMLQYLAQGAAQALEDAVALGEAVAAHPRDVAAAFAAYEAERIPRTARVQTTARAWGDYWHLPVERARARNASLAARDSRDYRETDWLYAYGALPHAAAYRSAERIEDR, encoded by the coding sequence GTGAGCGAGAGATCGGTTCCGGTCCTCATCGTCGGCGGCGGCATCGGCGGCCTCGCGGCCGCCCTGGCGCTGGCGAATCGCGGCGTGGGCGTCCACCTCATCGAAAAGTCGCCGGAGTTCGGCGAACTCGGCGCCGGCCTGCAGCTTGCGCCGAACGCGTCGCGGGCGCTCGACGCGCTCGGCGTCCTGCGCCAGATCGAAGGCTACGCCGTGTTTCCGCAGCGGATGCTGTGGATGGACGCGCTGACGGGCGAGCAGGTGACGGCGCTCGATCTCGGGTCGCCGTTCGTCGAGCGTTACGATTACCGGTACATCGTGATGCACCGCAGCGACCTGCTCAACGTCCTGCTCGCCGCGTGCCGCGCCGACGACAAGATCGCGCTCGAGACGAGCAAGGACGTGACGGGGATCGAGGATCGCGGTGCGTTCGCACGCGTGCGCTGCGGGGACGGCAGCGTTTACGATGCCGAGATGGTGATCGCCGCCGACGGCCTGTGGTCCCCAGTGCGCGCCCAACTCGTCGGCGACGGCGAACCGCTGTGCTCCGAATACGTCGCGTACCGGGGCGCGATCCCGATGGGCGAGATGTCGCTGCACGCCGGGCTCGACAACGTGATGCTGTGGACCGGGCCGAACATGCACCTGGTCCAGTATCCGGTACGCCGCGGCGAGCTCTACAACCAAGTCGCGGTCTTCCGCAGCGATCGCTACGATCCGCACTCCGACGACTGGGGGACGCCCGACGAGCTCGACGCGCACTTCGGCGCCGGGACCGACGCCGTGCGCGCCGCGCTGACGAAGTTCCGGCGCAACCGGCGCTGGCCGATGTACGACCGCCTCCCGCTGGCGCGCTGGTCGTTCAACCGGGTGACGCTCCTCGGCGACGCCGCCCATCCGATGCTGCAGTATCTCGCGCAGGGGGCGGCGCAGGCGCTCGAAGACGCGGTCGCGCTAGGCGAGGCGGTCGCGGCGCACCCGCGCGACGTCGCCGCCGCGTTCGCAGCCTATGAAGCCGAGCGGATCCCGCGCACCGCACGCGTCCAGACGACCGCGCGCGCCTGGGGCGACTACTGGCACCTTCCCGTCGAGCGGGCGCGCGCGCGCAACGCCTCGCTCGCCGCGCGGGACTCGCGCGATTATCGCGAAACCGATTGGCTCTACGCGTACGGAGCCCTTCCGCACGCGGCCGCTTACCGTTCCGCCGAAAGAATCGAGGATCGATGA
- a CDS encoding GNAT family N-acetyltransferase translates to MTIREARIDDAAFVASLVPRFVEHGAADGHTPGEVIAGTTRVLHGALAEPRAGDVFLIAEDERGIRAGFLYAVIERDFFTGEPYLHVSEIAVERSGDGAGDRLMAAAEASARERGFRFITLNVVEENRAAMRFYERRGYGPGHRHFVKRVD, encoded by the coding sequence GTGACGATCCGCGAAGCGCGCATCGACGACGCGGCATTCGTGGCGTCGCTGGTACCGCGCTTCGTCGAACACGGCGCCGCCGACGGCCACACCCCGGGCGAGGTGATCGCGGGGACGACCCGCGTTCTGCACGGCGCGCTCGCAGAGCCGCGCGCCGGCGACGTATTCCTGATCGCCGAAGACGAACGCGGCATCCGGGCCGGTTTCCTCTACGCGGTGATCGAACGCGATTTCTTCACCGGCGAACCGTACCTCCACGTCTCGGAGATCGCCGTCGAACGCAGCGGCGACGGCGCCGGAGACCGGCTGATGGCCGCGGCCGAAGCGTCGGCACGCGAGCGCGGCTTCCGCTTCATCACCCTCAACGTCGTGGAAGAGAACCGCGCTGCGATGCGTTTTTACGAACGGCGCGGCTACGGGCCGGGCCACCGTCACTTCGTCAAGCGCGTGGACTGA